The Kordia sp. SMS9 genome window below encodes:
- the menD gene encoding 2-succinyl-5-enolpyruvyl-6-hydroxy-3-cyclohexene-1-carboxylic-acid synthase — protein sequence MKYSKIPLAQTLVSLCIAKGIHHVVISPGSRNAPLTLSFSQHPNIQAYSIVDERCAAFVALGMAQQLHTPVAVICTSGSAVLNYYPAIAEAYYSNVPVVVISADRPEYLIDVGDGQTIRQKHVFKSHINYEANLKQDITHKSTILAETHQLSLETERELQENIQAYNEQEINAALNAAVEKNGPVHINAPFDEPLYTMEDVQTVFPKVQPLVLNSAIEHDKIAEAASIWSQSTRKMVLVGTLPPHTVSKKYLELLANDPSVIVFTETTSNLRDDAFFNKIDQIILPIEQNEAMLEAFQPEILLTLGGMIVSKKIKAILRKRPPKHHWHVHENRVYDTFFCLEHFFQMHPNHFFELFFEQTTSIESSYRPFWNAVKKDREVKHDIYLNQINFTDLKAFEVILETLPTSIILHLGNSSTVRYAQLFEIDASIELFCNRGTSGIDGSTSTAIGTAMVAAKQTLLITGDLSFFYDSNALWNNYIPKNFRIILVNNSGGGIFRILPGNKNSENFDTYFETIHPHTAKQLAEMYHLEYQTASDEITLRTALQTFYDESNQPKLLEVFTPRIENDGTLIEYFKFFNE from the coding sequence GTCGTTATTTCCCCAGGATCGCGGAATGCGCCGTTAACCTTGAGTTTTTCGCAGCATCCAAACATTCAAGCGTATAGTATTGTGGATGAACGTTGTGCCGCTTTTGTTGCTTTGGGAATGGCGCAACAACTGCATACACCTGTGGCAGTAATTTGTACTTCTGGTTCTGCCGTGTTGAATTATTATCCCGCTATTGCGGAAGCGTATTATAGCAACGTTCCTGTGGTGGTGATTTCGGCAGACAGGCCCGAATATTTGATTGATGTTGGCGACGGACAAACGATTCGCCAGAAACACGTTTTTAAAAGTCATATTAACTACGAGGCAAATCTGAAACAAGATATTACCCATAAATCGACCATTTTAGCAGAAACGCACCAATTATCCCTAGAAACCGAGCGTGAATTGCAAGAAAATATTCAAGCATATAACGAACAAGAAATCAATGCTGCGTTGAATGCTGCCGTAGAAAAAAATGGTCCAGTTCATATCAATGCGCCTTTCGATGAGCCTTTGTACACCATGGAAGATGTGCAAACGGTATTTCCAAAAGTGCAACCATTGGTATTGAATTCAGCTATTGAACACGATAAAATTGCAGAAGCCGCTTCTATATGGAGTCAATCCACTCGAAAAATGGTGTTGGTGGGAACATTGCCGCCGCATACGGTTTCTAAAAAATATTTAGAGCTTTTGGCAAATGATCCGTCAGTGATTGTCTTTACAGAAACGACGTCGAATTTGCGAGATGATGCATTCTTCAATAAGATTGATCAAATTATTTTACCGATAGAACAAAATGAAGCCATGTTGGAAGCATTTCAGCCAGAAATTTTGTTAACGCTTGGCGGCATGATTGTGTCTAAGAAAATAAAGGCAATTCTGCGAAAGCGTCCGCCAAAACATCATTGGCATGTGCATGAAAACCGTGTGTATGATACATTTTTTTGTTTGGAACATTTTTTTCAGATGCATCCGAATCATTTTTTTGAATTGTTTTTTGAGCAGACGACATCTATTGAAAGTTCATACAGACCTTTTTGGAATGCTGTCAAGAAAGATCGTGAAGTGAAACATGATATTTATCTGAATCAAATCAACTTTACAGATTTAAAAGCTTTTGAAGTGATTTTGGAAACTTTGCCTACGTCCATTATTTTACATTTAGGAAATAGTTCTACCGTTCGGTATGCACAATTGTTTGAAATTGATGCGAGTATAGAATTGTTTTGCAACCGAGGAACAAGTGGCATTGATGGCAGCACTTCCACCGCGATTGGTACTGCAATGGTTGCAGCAAAGCAAACACTTTTAATTACGGGCGATTTGAGTTTCTTTTACGATAGCAATGCGTTGTGGAACAATTACATTCCGAAAAATTTCCGCATAATTTTAGTCAATAATAGTGGCGGCGGTATTTTTAGAATTCTTCCTGGAAATAAGAATTCCGAAAACTTTGATACGTATTTTGAAACCATTCATCCGCATACGGCGAAGCAATTGGCTGAAATGTATCATTTAGAATACCAAACGGCTTCTGATGAAATAACGCTTCGAACGGCATTACAAACATTTTATGATGAAAGCAATCAACCGAAACTTTTAGAGGTTTTTACGCCAAGAATTGAAAATGATGGTACGTTAATCGAATATTTTAAGTTTTTCAACGAATAA